tgtaatctttttcaagtgaaatatatatataaaaaaaactaaaacatttccAAACACGCGAATCTCTGGAAGCCACGCCACTTTAAAAAGCGGATTAGGTGGTATCATTAAGAAGATTTTTGTATCAATCTCCTAAACCAACAATTATAACTCCTAGCATTGACCACTTACATAGCCTTTGCTTGGTCCAAGAACATGAAAATGATGGATCTTTTCTGTGCTTCTCCAGCTTCCACAGCCATTTGCTCAAGCCTTGACCATCGTTCCATAGTGCGCCATGGAACCAGACCTGTTGACAGGAAGAGTTCTAAATCTGATTATACACCAGCTTGTTCATCTGAGTTGCCCCCTAGCCCCTGCAGTCCTTATAGCCGGAAAAGTTCTGCTAAGCAAAGAGATTTATATAGGAAAAGCTCCGCTGAAGATAGTAGATCGGTGATCAGTTCTGTTAAGCAGAGTTATTTACGTAGAAAAAGCTCTGCTGATGTAAGTGATCTGCAAAGTCGCCCTGTACCAGGTTCCTCCTCCAGGCACCTTCTTGAAAGCGATACAGCTCCTTATATCGATTGGATTTCGGAGTCTGATCACCATGAAGTCCCTGCAATGGCTCCTAGCACCCAGCATGCAAACCCGAGGATTACAAATAGCTCGATTGATTTTCCTGCACGGATCAGATCTTCTTCTTTGGTTCGCTCTCGTGACTGGATTTCAGAGGCTGACCACGTGTCTGACACTGGAAATAAACCCAGTCGTATGAGCTCAAATGATTCTCCTGCTTTAAGATCTTCTTCCTCAACACGCTCCCGTCATCAGGTTGTTAATTAGTTTCTACACAAGTTCATCAACTAGTAATTTCTACATAGTTAATTTCAGCTCATTATTCAAGATAGACAAGGACTGGGctcaaaatattatatcttgGAGCTTAATTGCTCGTTTATCACTACTTTTTTTGAatcttaataatattattatatattcttaTCGTTAATCAATTCTTTTCAGGTTGTGGTTTTGAG
This genomic interval from Populus alba chromosome 1, ASM523922v2, whole genome shotgun sequence contains the following:
- the LOC118045667 gene encoding uncharacterized protein, translated to MKMMDLFCASPASTAICSSLDHRSIVRHGTRPVDRKSSKSDYTPACSSELPPSPCSPYSRKSSAKQRDLYRKSSAEDSRSVISSVKQSYLRRKSSADVSDLQSRPVPGSSSRHLLESDTAPYIDWISESDHHEVPAMAPSTQHANPRITNSSIDFPARIRSSSLVRSRDWISEADHVSDTGNKPSRMSSNDSPALRSSSSTRSRHQVVVLRVSIHCKGCEGKVRKHISKMEGVASFSIDFATKKVTIIGDVTPLGVLASVSKVKNAQLWPSATTPPSSSPLP